In Mixophyes fleayi isolate aMixFle1 chromosome 3, aMixFle1.hap1, whole genome shotgun sequence, the genomic stretch TTAaaggagtaataaaaaaaaaatacatgcactCGTACCTCCCCTCCTCCTATTCTTTTATCGATACCCTCCCCACCTTGTTCAAattcaaatgaaaataaatgtaaagaaacTAAAATAAAGTAGTAATAAATGGTACAACAGAGTGGATAATAGAGTTAGAGAACATAGGTGAGGAAGTATAGGGAAAGTCAGGGGAGAGACCGAGCAGCATAAGAGTTCCTACAAGTTTGTATGTGTAcatgaatatttattatatagctaGTGATATTAAATGGTCTATCAGTCAACCCtaccagaaattatttttttatttcaaagtcTTGCTGAGTTTAATGtaagaaaaattaaaatacagtacaaGGCTTGTATtaccaataaatacatttgtgtatatgtaaatttatatatttatttaaataatttattaaaagtgcaaaatgtatttgttaaaatgtaataGATATTTTTGATAGTTGAAGAATTTATGCTCAATTCCAGCCTCTGGTGATATGCCACCCATACCTGAACTATAGGTTCCGCCTAGAGGTGCTGAACACATCCCTGGTTGGCACTAGATATGCTAATGAGTGTAACTAGATACACCCCTTTGCCAGAGCCCCCTTCAATGGTACACTTGAGGAATCTCCCTgaaatgatttttcaaaagttggcaagtatggtataagatTGATAACAAACAGTgtcctgtatttaaaaacatacagtatgtgtTGTCATAATCTATTTAAAGCACTACATCCGACCATGCACTGCCTGCATCTTCCTTTGATTAAAGTGCTTTCAGCATGAACTCAAGTCTCCCTCCCCATTGTGTTGCCACTCAGCACagagcagtcacatggtacagtgACTTTCGGTCTAGGTCACATGATGACGATCACATGGTGCACATCGTCCAATGGTACGCGACCATCTTTTCTGTCATGGCGGACGCCTTGTGATTAGGTGTCGTGTGTACGGGGTATAACTGGCCGTGGTGTCATGGATAAAGACCTGGTCCGGCAGTGTCTCAATTACCACGGCCCTACCCTGCTGTCCTTATTAAAGTGCGAACAGCATGAACACGCCGGCTTCAAGCAGCTGCTGGGAGACCTGTCCAAGTGGCCGCAGTACAGGTGATCTACTGGTCAGCGGTGTCCGGGACCGCTGGGGTGGGGGTTCGGGGATGTTCGCAATATGATGGTTACCGTACCTCGCAGTACGAGGTAGTGCAGGCGGCAGCTCACTGTTACCTCAGCCGCAAACTTTTGTTTGGACGAAGTGTACAGTATAAACCACACAGACACCAGGATCTGCAACGTGTACAGGGATCCCCTTCTGTAAATAGCCTGACACCAGTTCGACACTAGCCAAACTCCTTtctttaaaaagcaaacaaacaaaaaaacccactaaTGACATAAAACATTATAAAAGCACATGATACAAGCTGATCCATAAATTATTACCTTTCCAGAAGGACATGCAGCCTATACTTATTATTGTACAGTTTGTATGGGGGCAAAACAAAGAACAATAACTGTTAGACTAAAGGTGGAGGCAAATCTACATCCTTTTTTATGGGGGTAATTCTGAAAACAGTCAGTATGAAACACCTATTTTTTAAAACTTAACTAATAGTGTCCATACAGAATGTGATTTTGGTGGACAACGTAGTAGTTTTGGACCTAATAGGCCCCAAATTGCTGCACACATGGCCCCATAATGACTGCTGATCCCCTTGATTCAGATGTCTAGAAAGTGGACTGTtcagggcatattcaattgttggcggaaatgcTAAAAATCTCACGCTCCGCGCACTTTTACTGTTATGTAaaaaccgttattacagtagttttctcgctggatttcagcttgcagctccctgagccacgagctgaaatccagcttactattacagtaataacggtaatagttttaacgccgtggggatattcaacaattgaatatgccccttagtatttCACACATAAGCAATAGCTCCAATATTAACTGATAATTATTTTGATCCTTGCAAGATCACACATGCTTATACAGACAGATTAGTAATTGGATTAAGAAATAGGGAGTTGGTGTCCAAACCCCATAGGATATAtagtaattaattaaattatgattATAACTGTGATGAGAGGAATTTATTTTCATAGAACAAAATTGTGATATTTGTGCTGCACACATCAATAATGTTCTAATTGTCATGGCAGTTAGAGGCTGTCATAAAAGTGATGCTTCAAGTCCCTAAAGGTAATTGTTGCACGATGAGGTATATTTGTGTGTAGGCACCTCATTTAAGATGTCGTGTAGTTTTCTATGTCTTTATTTTGAGACAATTTATAGACATTTGTCATGATGTTACACAATCTACAAATTtgcatttgtgtgtgtgctgctaATTATCACTTTACTGTTTTGATTCATCTTTTTAATCAGGAAGGAACGAAATCTTGATAACATCGAAATTCAACAGTTTATTGCAAGGAAAGCAGATCTGCTGTTTGCAGCTTCATGGAAatcaaatgtagaaaaaaatacagaatCACATGAAAAGGCAGAAGGTATTCTCAAATCTCTTTGTGTCTTTATGTGTATGTTTGAAAAATAGAGTATAATTAAAGTATCGGACTAAACAAACTGCTTGTTTGTATATTGACTTTTTTATGTTGTATTTTCTAGGGGGTGTGGGGATTGGAGGGGTTGTGACACTTAGGCcagctttttattattattattattattcatttttatttataaggcgccacaaggtgtccgtagcgccgtacagggacaaacaaattacaatacaatgggagacagcacagtacagtaaacagtaagcacagtaactcaataagctcaatgcacagctagagagggcggggaagggggagggaggatccgcaaaccacggagcccaagaaggagggcgcagaagacagggagacccccaggggggaggagggagcgagagtggacgtggggtggaggaccctcgaggaggagggctgagtagctggagagcagagttagaagtggtggaaacaggaggagagatggccctgctcagagcagcgtacaatctaaggagaggggtggacagacagagagacgcaggggagagagggagagtagggggacggaggcagaagataaggtaggaagttaagtgagagacaggctttaagaaaaaggtgagtttttagggcccgtttgaaactggacatattaggggaagttctgatggagggagggagcttgttccagtggaggggggcagcgcgggcgaattCTTGGATACGCGCTTGCCTTGCTTGTATTCCTCGCTATAAATGTTAGATATTGTACATTTCTGGATTATTAATATAAACTTTGGAGCATCCCAAAATTTTATGTTTTGGGGACTCTGTTAGCTCAGACAGTGAAATTCAAATTAAATCATAACAAATATCTCACATCTGCCTGGCCATACAGTAATTACATTTTTCCACCTAAATGGTTTTTGTGATGACACAGGCTTTTTTTCCACAAGTTTGATTCTCATGGCTTCATCTTCAAACATTGTGACTTTAGGATTGCCAGGGGAAACTCTTTTTAAGATATCAAGGGACTAGTGAAAACATTACAAACTCCACCAGTATGTCATTCTCCCGAGGTCACTGTGTTTCAGTTCCCAGCACGCATAGCATTTTTGCGCTGGAAGTTTAAACTGAATGATGTTGCAGGAGTGACACATTACTTGGTGCTTCAAACTGTTTGCTGGATGTCCGATttcatcttttaaatgtgaatgtACATATACCAATTTTGTGATTTCACACTAGGTTGCTATGCGGTCATGCCCCCGTTGGAGCAGTTCATGGAGGTCCCTAATGGACAGAAGAGGGAACTGTTTTTTCGAGATGTTGAACGTGGTGATGTTGTAATTGGAAAAATCACTTCCATTCGTGACTTTGGATTTTTCATGGCTCTAATCTCAGTGGGCAGTGGTATTTTAAGAGATGTTGCACCATTAGAAATAAGTGTAAGCATTTAAACTACTGTTTCACTTACTAGGGGAAGCTGTTTTCTCATGAATACTTTTAAGGTGTTAAACGTATTGTATTTTTTCCATTAGGCATTGTGTCCTTTAAGAGATATGCCTTCACAAAGTAGTCATGGTGATCCATTATCGTATTATCAAATTGGAGATCTTATTCAAGGTAATGCTAGTTTTGTATATACTACGTTTCAAAGTATAGTGCTAAGGAACATATCTGTGCTTTATCTGGAAACTGAAagctgatttcaagatttttggggtctccattaaatttaagattcacaTAATCTAGTTGCAAATAGTGATCAGCATTTATTTCCTGTATATTTGACAAGTTTTGGTCAAGATTCTTGTTCTGATACACCACTCTCACTGTTAAGGTTAGTTGGCATGACATATACATCATCACATGCTCCTCAAACtttccacatgccactcagatatCCCATATGCCCTCAGAACCCCATTGCCAGAAAGTTCCCCCTTTGCCACTAGGACccacacttgctccaaaattcacCCATACACCTTCAGACTTCCAagaggtcacatgatgcagaTGCTGGCTGCTCTATTAACGATCAGGCTTATTCTTTGCGTTCTCCCAGCTACAGGACCACTGTAACAGATTGCAATCTGTCAATTTTTATAAAGTGGTGGGAGGCTGAAATTTGGAATTGCACTTCTTTGAGCTAGGACACCCACTACCCCCTTCCCAACTATAgatctgtcagcagattttaaatttgccccccagCCTTGCAATGCAACATCATTTTGCCATGAAAAATtgttccttttttgctttgctcgtgtgggttttctccgggtgctccggtgtcttcccaccctccaaaaacatactgttaggttaattggctgctatcaaactgaccctagtctctttccctctgtctgtgtgtgtgtgtgtgttagggactgtaagcttcaatggagcagggactgatgtgagtgtgttctctgtacaccgctgcggaattagtgatgctatataaatagctgatgattatgtTAAATGTAAACCTAACTGTCTATACTGTGGATCAAGGGTTGGGTATGTTTGTATGGTATACTATTTAAAAAACATGCTATGCAAATCTCGGTATGACTGGGTAGTGTTAATTGTCCTCTTTAGTGCTGTTTGTAGGATATTAATATTGCAGTTGTCACTGGCATTTGTGATCTGTGAAGAAGTTTAAAGTGCTGAACCAGTATCCCAGCCTTTCTCTCACTTCCTAGCAATGACCCCCTGGAGGCACTTTATTTAAGCAGTTCCCATACTTGTCAATATGTGAAAAAGGATTGGTAAAAGAAATTATATTAATTAGATCTGTTTACTTGTATCTATTTTATAGTTCTATTTTAATTTATAGCACGAAAATACAAATAAGTtgacatattataaatatatttatatattacactgtagtcgaagtgcaaatttagaagtggcagtatggaagatgtaagtgaatggaatttgatagttctaCAATCCaatcagtaggagaagtggcagtgggACATACTATCGTAtcccagcccacttcgaccactgtaaaatatatatttatggggcattAATGGTAAATTTTCTTTGGTGATTAATTTACAATTCTTGAAATTCTAGCTGCCATAAAGGACATTGACCGTTATCATGAAAAGATCACTCTGTCTTTGCATAAATCTTCACTTCCAACACACTTGTCTTATGTTAAGCTGGGAGTTATAACCTCTGAAGATATGCCTGAATACTACAAGTAAGAGCATCATGATGTACTTTTGATATGTATTTTGCTTCTGTATGAATTCTGACAATGGAAATTTCATACATGGCTTCACTAATTgtaacaaatatttaataatttatagaTCTGCTTTGTCATTCATCCATTAAGTTTAGATATAGTAACCAATCAATCTTGATTCAAGCCTTTTAATCACTGATGCTCAGCATATGGAATTATGCAATTTCTTCGCAGACACTTATTAATTCTGAGGTCAGAGCGTGAACAGAGACTGTCCATAGATCATTCTCTGCGGAGTCCTACAACAGTAAATTATATTAATCATGGGTTATTTGTACTCTCAAATAAGACTATGTATGTAAATGCAACATTACTGAAATGTAATGGGGCCTTCTGTAATTTCTATTGTtaaaagatatatatgtatagttaATCTGTCTTTGTTTTTGGATTATAGAACATCCATTACAGCTTGTTGATGCTATTGTTTTTGTGTTGCACATGTGATGTCACGGTGTGCTGAGAGCATATCTTCAGCCTACAAAGTGTTTCATAATATAGTGATCATTGATTTTTTTGATCATTGTGCCTTCCTGTTCACTTCATAAAACTTTTTAGAGTACATGAAGTAAAACCTGTGTTTTGGGCTGTAAATCAAGTTACGATGTAAATGGGAATATGGCTCAATGAGCCCTTTGTGAAACATTTGTAGGGTCATGGTCAGCAAAGTGACCACAGTGTATGTACAACccataaataaatgtttgcaaGTCCTCAAAATAATTTGTAGCTAATTgtgatgaatatatatttattactggtTAAATTTATTTTCTCCAAGGCAGAGTGCTGCTCTCTCAAGCAACAGTGACACTTACGAAAAGGTCTTGCGGAAATCCTTGGCATTCTCCAACCCATCTACTGTTGAATTTCTCTTGAATACACTTGGATTTGATGAATCTAAACCACCATCATTAATCCGAGGCCTTCAAAGGTAATATTGCATAACAGGTTCTCAATCTGTGGTACAAGGAATACTTTGGTCTGGTAAAGATAACACAAAAtatcattttattagtaaatcatttatatacaatgctaatcagtgttatttaaaaaaaattcaagtgcATAAGAAGTTGCTTAGTATAAACATACTCTACATTAGGGTGGTACTATGTTTAAATGTACACAGCTTAGGGGATACTTTGTAAACTTTTACCATCACACGGGGGAGAAAGATAAAGCAACCGTGATATAACATTGGCAAATCATGAGTTGCATATGTATACTGAAGTATAGACAACTACAACACATATTTAATTATAGGAAATACATAAATTGTTCTTTGATGCAATGTATCTGATTAGTAGAGAActtggtgaagtgaataacactgacCTTGTTAATTCAGGTGCCACATTCACTGCACATCTCTTGTCCTAACAGAATGAAACTTTAACATGGGTTCAGTGTGCCAGACTGAccactttgttctcccagttgtGATCCACCCAAGTTTCAGAGGTTCCAATAAATTAGGTTTAGTGGGACCTCACAGAAGTGCTAGTGATCTAAAGAGGAAAGCCTCTAATGTCAATGCACTGTTGTTGCTCATGGCACCGTTTTACTTGTTGTAAAGTATTCCCAGTCACTGAAGAATTCTTGGTGGAATCATTCGGTAATTCTTACATAAATTGATCCACTGATCACTTCACCCCCTATGACAGTACATCAGCTGTCTGTGTGATTTGTCTTTATCCATGCTGATAATAACATTAAAGAGCTGCTgagcctaaaatacaagttgctttCATAGGAAACAAGCaaatttgttaaatatttcatttgtcaggagttttaagtgctcgttgtTTACATTAAGGTAAGGTTGTCAGTCATTTTCGGCTTAGAATTTTTCccaaaattatctttaaataGGTCTACTGACAAGGAGTTTAGTGtacaataggaaaaaaaaaaccactaatcAAACCCcttgttaaaatatatttaaatttgatAAATGCttaaatgtttacatatatatgtgaatattgtGTTGCACCTTTATATGAAACTTGGATTTTCAGTttagtgttcttttttttttcctccataatTTGTTTTAAATCAGAACTGGAAAACAATAAATCAATCTAAAGGTTCAAGAAAAATGCCTGCTGTTTTGTAAAGGTACTTTAAAGGTTAAGCAATAGTGCAAAAGACGTCTTAAGAGTAGGAGCCTTTAAAGGGCAAAAGACGTGTATTATGCATAAGTGGTAAATGAAGATCAACTGTATTGGATGTAAACAGTGACATCATTCAGTCACTGTTGCCAAAATGTTATAGCAACTGTAGTAGTAATGTATCAACTCATATTTTCCAATTGATGAAACCAATTTAGGTTACATGTAACTGTACAattacattgaaaaatatttttcttttcacaggGAGAATTTTTCTGATCAAGACTATGCTCCCATTTTACGAAGGAAGCAGTCCTCATCATGGGCATTGAAGTGGTAAGTGTCTTGTTTTGGTTTGTGTGAAAAGACATATCTGCTAAATATGGCAAGTGCTTTAACATACTCCCTTTTGTATTTTGCTCTCACAGTGTGAAAACAGGTGTTGATTACTTTAAGCTGGGTCGTCACGTAGATGCGATGAATGAATACAACAAAGCTTTGGAAATAGATCACAAAAATGTTGAAGCTTTGGTAGCACGAGGTGCCCTGTGAGTATTTGGTAacttaaaatcatttgaaactaATAGAATACTGCCGAATGTGTCTTGTCGCTCTCATTTacgtaaaatagcaaaaaagataaaggagagataaaaatgttaataGACAAAAAAGTGATTTCTGTAGTTGGTATTGTTCTAGTGAATGAGCATATGTAAATCTATGATGGCAGATCAACCTTAAataataattccacccaaaactggaAAATTTGTTTCAGGTGAAATTATACTTAAAGCACTTTGGAAGTGCAAATTATGCTGCCTGTACCTCCCCACAGACTTGAACTCTCTTTATCAAACCTGATAAAAagagcaggaaaaaaaggcaggtaTTTGGTTCACTTTCCCATATTGTATACTCTGTATGAACAGCCGTAAATAAACTCTGCAGAAATTGTTCATAAATATAGCACACAATGCCCAATGCAAATCCACCGCAGCTAGAAATAACTTCCTGCAGCTACGGAGACGGAGAGTGGTGTCTAGTTTAGACTGATCTTCAGAACACAGCTGAAATCGGGCAGGAGGTGCTTTATATGCTGCCTGGTGTCTATCCCTCCCTCTAGGGCCCAGCATGTCAGCAGAGGACAGCCCCCTTGTGACGCGACTGCCGAGTGTATGTCAGCGTTTGTCGAGTCTGGCCACATCTGATCCGGCATCCTACTGTAGCCCTGGCTCTGCAGCGGCCTTGCCTAGCAGGCTTCAAGCCCCACTGAAAGCTGGCTGCATCTTTAACACCCCGGTCTTTCGGGAAGGAGTGTCCTCTTCTGGGCCTTCTTCAGTTGGTCTGGATGTAGTCAGAGCTTTGAAGGTCTatgtggaaaggacttctgctTGTCGGAGAACTGATTCTCTTTTTGTGCTTTACGATTCCTCTAAGAGAGGATGGCCAGCCACCAAGCAAACTATTGCTCGTTTGATTAGGTCTGTGATTAGGCATGCCTATATGAGTATGAATCGGCCTGTGCCTCGGATTCTCACGGCGCACTCTACCTGTGCGGTGGGGGCATCCTGGGATGCTCGTCATGGGACTTCTGCAGATCAGCTGTGTAGGGCGgctacctggtcctctgtccataacTTTACACGTTTTTACCAGTTGAACATTTTTGTATCTTCGGACGAAATATTTTACGGGTAGACCAGACCAGATCATTGTCACCCTAAGGGGACTACTTTGgaaggtccccatggtagcagtgtcccccagagtgtatgatggagaaaagaggatttttgtatttacgttaaatctctttctttgagtccatctgggggacactgcgttccctcccttttgctgttctTTTGATTTGATTAGATTTGTGCCCTTTTTTTCTTGGGACTTTATGTATTACTGAGGtctacaggggttgcagaggggaggagtcatcaGCAAGTTTAGTTATTATCTATTTAAGTGTCATTTACAACCGCCCTCAGAcagccccatggtagcagtgtcctccagatggACTCttagaaagagatttaacgtaagtacacaAATCCTCTTATTGTCTTGGTGTTATAGTGTCCATGAGTAAGGGGGATTCTTTTAATTTTGAAAATTCACCTTTTCAAATTTTATATTCCTAGTCTAGTGCATTATACAAAGATCTCTAGTGCAAGTACGAAAAATAACCCCACACACTTATCCTGAAACTCATAGATTTACAACATGTAAACTACCggttataattgttttttagaTGCAAACAAacgtatataaatataaaacaaagaaaattgcACAGAAATACACACTTGTTCACTGCTCAACACTCAAATGAGACAGGCAGACCTGGTGCACGGTTGCGCTTTGTGTTTTGCCTACTGCTTTGTGTGTAGACATAATTGCATTCTGTTCAAATCCCTATAAATTtagtaaaaatcctctttataAATTGTTTGATTTATGTGAGTGATACATGTGAATGGAACAGAACACACACACTTAAGTGTAAAGCATACCAGTGCACCCTCCACTGCTTCATCTTACCGACATCCTCGGATTTGAACAGAGTAGAGCAAAAGTCAGTCTATTCATGCTAATCATCTCTAATCTGATGGCGTTTGAATTGTGACGTTGCAGAAGAGTGCGGCAATGCTCACAGAAGATGGAAAGGAACTGcaggaaagtgtgtgtgtatgtatatgtgtgtgtgtgtatgtatgtatatatatatatatatacatatacactgttACAGATATGGTAGATATATAGAAACCGCTTACAGGGAGTATATGGTATTTTGTCTTTTTAACCCCTAGGAAGAAGAAACTCCACAAAACCTGGAGCTAGCCTTTtaatatatgcttttttttctacCAACAGTGCAAATAAgtgaataataatttgcaaatcatcttatcaaTTGAGTGAGAGATATTGTCTGTAAAATACTGTGAATTTCCATTTAACATTCTCCAGGAGACTAAAGTATGAGATTGAACTATCATGTTTTCCCTGTTCTAAACACTAATAGGTTCAGTGTACACTGTATACAATAGCTGATAAAGCTCATGGTAGATACAGATTACAAAAGGTTGTAATTGTGATGGCATGGCATTccgaaatatgtttattaatgtcAATCTATGTAAAGTTGTTATGGGTTTGTTCATAAATGATATATTCAAAGTTTAATcacttatttctgtttttttatagATATGCAACAAAAGGAAGCTTGAATAAAGCAATAAATGATTTTGAAGTTGCATTAGAAAATTGCCCAACACATAAGaatgcaagaaaatacctgtgtcAGACACTtgtagagagaggaggacagtaagtatacacatttaaatatttgGAATTAAGTTTTTCTTCCAATATTGCTTTCATATGACTCCCCTTATCACCAATTAAAGTTCTAAATCTTTAAAGGACTTGATTCAACTATGTTCTAACCCACTTCTGCTCTCCCCTGCCCATTGCCAGGTAACAGTGGGACAGGGTTTTACTGTGGAACCTTTACCCCTTGCAGTATAATCACTAATGGAACCACTGAATTTTCTGAGCCCTCAAGGCTCTGGAGAATTGTAGCGGAAAGCGCAATATATGCTTGGGTTGAGTGCCacagtattatattatatgtatgtattttaaattgtCTGGCTTCCTATTGTGATGATCAAAATGCAGTTTTCTCCCACATCCATTTGGGGGTATAGTGTAGTGTTGGCTCTACCGACCTCCCCACCCTCTACTGTACCCCCCTACCTGTTAGTTTAGTGCCACAGCATGTAGGGTACTGTGGGACTGCTAGGCAGCCAATTTTAAGGTGTTcgattaatttattttgtttggaGGCTTTTGCCTCTGTTCTTGTTTTAGCCGCGCCTGCGCCTCAGGCTGATTGCCGGCACCTGTATTGATTCTGCAGCGCTCGGCACGCACGGCTTATGGTGGGGCTGGGCAGCCAGTTCCAGACAATTTTAGGGTTTACTCCACAAGGTTGAGCTGCTACTTGGTTCTTCGCTCACACGTTATACaggtttaatgtttttgcatcgggatgcaagttttgggagaaaggtgctttgcGCCTTTTCTTCTGAGTGTACCCAGCCGTGAtggcagctttgggatgtccctaGTGTCTCTTAATTTGATGttggagaaaataggatttttatacttgtgtAAAATCCATTAATCCAATGGATGACACCAGCCGCCTGCCTACCCTTGACGCTCTAATTTCTCCTTTTGTGTGACATGTTTTTTTGTTCAAGAGAATGttattctttctctctctgttttttctctctctatTATCTCCTTTTCTGTGGGGTTTGGGTAAACATAAGCTGAAGCCTAAACAGGAAGGGGGAAGAGGTATAAAGACGGAAGAGCTATGGCTAACATAACAACTTTCTTAAAATGCCCAATGCCCTATTCCACTACACTATACCCCCAATACctccggtgtcccccaatggactaggaGAAACTGATTAtatgcaagtataaaaatcctattctGTAATCTGGCAGTGActgtcaatgtttttttgaaagcacattttactgacatttgAAGCAAATATTCAAGGATAAGGAAAGGGAGGGAATGTGGTAAAATAACGGATTGTGTTTTGAGCATCCGTTTTATAAAAACATGTGGGTATGTTCTAATTTTAGGCTTGAAGAAGAGGATAAGCTACTGAATGCCGAGAGTTATTACAATAAAGCGTTGGCTATAGACAAATTATTTACAGAAGCGGAGGAAGCATTGAACAAAGTGCGACAGTGTATACAGGTGATCCTTTATTTTCTCTCAATCTGCAATACACAAGGCAAATATAAAGCAA encodes the following:
- the TTC14 gene encoding tetratricopeptide repeat protein 14 isoform X1; the protein is MDKDLVRQCLNYHGPTLLSLLKCEQHEHAGFKQLLGDLSKWPQYRKERNLDNIEIQQFIARKADLLFAASWKSNVEKNTESHEKAEGCYAVMPPLEQFMEVPNGQKRELFFRDVERGDVVIGKITSIRDFGFFMALISVGSGILRDVAPLEISALCPLRDMPSQSSHGDPLSYYQIGDLIQAAIKDIDRYHEKITLSLHKSSLPTHLSYVKLGVITSEDMPEYYKQSAALSSNSDTYEKVLRKSLAFSNPSTVEFLLNTLGFDESKPPSLIRGLQRENFSDQDYAPILRRKQSSSWALKCVKTGVDYFKLGRHVDAMNEYNKALEIDHKNVEALVARGALYATKGSLNKAINDFEVALENCPTHKNARKYLCQTLVERGGQLEEEDKLLNAESYYNKALAIDKLFTEAEEALNKVRQCIQKSMEKREKHDEKEEKAKEKKIETSAEKLRKLLKEEKRKKKRKQRSSSSSSSSSSSDSSDSESSSSSASHKKHKKQKRRRKHSVSSSHSKKHSSSMHSHNEDEQCTPPADTTASFMKLDTRRTSDVRDRPGYHQRSVEENERHRSLSSSSLEFMDPLGGRSEDSRDSYSSAKTQASSGISYSALTSKYRSSRRDSTDSYQRRSEDKLKDNYANRHDKQKSFSRKSESYQSKDRISDYGTTERKSSGSNSRTHEQTLQSSTSKSHRDGKETDTAQNGNATANKALPGNLLNLLNQIAEFEKEKCVQQNCK
- the TTC14 gene encoding tetratricopeptide repeat protein 14 isoform X2, with amino-acid sequence MDKDLVRQCLNYHGPTLLSLLKCEQHEHAGFKQLLGDLSKWPQYRKERNLDNIEIQQFIARKADLLFAASWKSNVEKNTESHEKAEGCYAVMPPLEQFMEVPNGQKRELFFRDVERGDVVIGKITSIRDFGFFMALISVGSGILRDVAPLEISALCPLRDMPSQSSHGDPLSYYQIGDLIQAAIKDIDRYHEKITLSLHKSSLPTHLSYVKLGVITSEDMPEYYKQSAALSSNSDTYEKVLRKSLAFSNPSTVEFLLNTLGFDESKPPSLIRGLQRENFSDQDYAPILRRKQSSSWALKCVKTGVDYFKLGRHVDAMNEYNKALEIDHKNVEALVARGALYATKGSLNKAINDFEVALENCPTHKNARKYLCQTLVERGGQLEEEDKLLNAESYYNKALAIDKLFTEAEEALNKVRQCIQRET